Genomic DNA from Nitrospira sp.:
GGAGTTTTTTCAGTGTGCAGGCGCGTGGCAGCAACGCCGGCAGTTAGCCGGCTTGCAGGGTATGCCAGCGTTTGAGATTGAACGCCAAGCACACCAGACACCATTCGCCGGTCACCGCGAACAACCCGCGCAAGGAGAATTGACGAAAGCCCATCACTTCCTTGATGGTTCCAATCACGGGTTCGACGGTTTCCTTGCGCAACGCATAAATCGTTTTGCCAATTTCGGTTTGCAGTTTGAATGCCATCTTTTCTTTGGCATTCGCTTCGGGCGGTGGTGGCGCAGGTTGTTGCGCAAACCAACTCTGCCAACTCTGGTGATGCGGTTCGCGTCCCGTGGCAATGTAGGGATCAATGCCACGGTCTTCCAGGGCTTGGACGTTGCCGGGGCTCCAGTAGCCGTTGTCTAATGCGGCGGCATCGGGCGTGCCCACGCGTGGCGAAATCGCATCCACCGTCGGTTCGACTTGGTGTTGATCATTCGGATGATTGGACACCGTCGCGGCGACAATGAACAAACGCGCTTGGTCTACAGCGACTTGGGCATTGTAGTGTTGGTCAAAACCAGCGTTCGTGCTGTTTTTCATGATGCGCGAATCAGGATCGGTGAAGTTGTATTGGTCTTTGTCTTGGGGACCCGGTGTCGGTGGTTTGGGCGCACGCCCGCGCGGGGGACGGTTGTTTTTACGGGCTTTTTCTTCCCGCTCGCGCACTTTGGCATCATACGCCGCTTTTTCGGCGGCATAGCGTTCTTGGGCGCGTGCTTCCAACACGGCTTTGGCTTGGGCAAGATGGGCGAGCCGCTCTTGGCGAAAGGCAATTTCTTCTTCCACACTACAGCCAGGGGGAAGGGTGACTTCGCGTTGGTCGACTTGTTCACTCAAGGCAAACAACTCGCTGACTTGTT
This window encodes:
- a CDS encoding IS1182 family transposase, producing DVISQLDLSPIYARYAPTGGIAIAPEILLGLLFYGYATGVFSSRKIERATHENIPFRYIASGLHPDHDTIANFRKTFLAEIQELFVQILLLAQTAGVFQLGNISLDGSKIHADASKHQAVSYKRLLELETQLRQQVSELFALSEQVDQREVTLPPGCSVEEEIAFRQERLAHLAQAKAVLEARAQERYAAEKAAYDAKVREREEKARKNNRPPRGRAPKPPTPGPQDKDQYNFTDPDSRIMKNSTNAGFDQHYNAQVAVDQARLFIVAATVSNHPNDQHQVEPTVDAISPRVGTPDAAALDNGYWSPGNVQALEDRGIDPYIATGREPHHQSWQSWFAQQPAPPPPEANAKEKMAFKLQTEIGKTIYALRKETVEPVIGTIKEVMGFRQFSLRGLFAVTGEWCLVCLAFNLKRWHTLQAG